The Devosia sp. SD17-2 genome includes a region encoding these proteins:
- a CDS encoding DUF4214 domain-containing protein: MATIQGVYVALFGRPADPLGLAYWQGVTNDGADLSAIGDLAAMPEYQDRFAGQTNAQIVNSIYRSLFNRDSDAAGLSFWVQGLDSGEFNINDVAIRILDGAQGADKTTVDNKIEAADLYTESLDTGAEIAQYSGNEAAAIGREYLATVTTAVPDQAAVDAAIARLFDTGGPDGTTLTTGADVVTANLINAPLIALPGVEAAETLNSFDVITGAGEDATLVATLRGSQGPVSPTLKGVENVVLTSIAPVDAVLDLRNATGVNSIANEWSDGGLEIRNIAFVEGFELSVSDTGAGSSFAFTESSVDGDADELALTVSNVDGGVSISGNGEGIETVNLVSEGIENNIGLGVSGLATLNISGDADLNIGSAIGASTIDASGLEANLSIDLLEGLTERDVTYTGAVGNDSVYAGTSLTSADTLDGGEGEDTLILTNAGGVFFDSEEDGDINVVNFETLGLDLTDDSALDYAAFSDDTEFSQISVIAVDNGDGNSDQFDLELNNLRSVSNFLFQSDNVRNVAGDLISEDEFDNIDIVYAEDEEVRSVNIDFVNRLVIGDSLDVTNLNVAVDADFDDDELTTINLSANSIIGAGDTVTIGDLNTDSVETLNITGSANLTISTALSDVIEEVNAGDFTGDLVVALGDVTDGGTITSGSGDDVLTGGAGDDTILGGAGDDTINGGGGNNILTGGAGSDTFVVRDEASTANGIDRVTDFTAGDNGDILDIDTANEATGAANFLFVTTNAGIVGVDQVFSANSNLVTISETASAAELAGLFGATGALSGVTETVAGDFYMAFQTSGGNVNLYLFSDTGVNNGAIEADDTFALVTRLTGVSIEDLNNSNFDFV; the protein is encoded by the coding sequence GCAACCATTCAAGGCGTTTATGTCGCCCTGTTCGGCCGTCCCGCAGATCCGCTTGGCCTTGCTTACTGGCAGGGTGTCACCAATGACGGTGCCGACCTGTCTGCTATCGGTGATCTGGCAGCAATGCCGGAATACCAGGATCGTTTCGCCGGCCAGACGAACGCGCAGATCGTAAACTCGATCTATCGCTCGCTGTTCAATCGCGATTCAGATGCAGCCGGCCTGTCTTTCTGGGTGCAGGGCTTGGATTCAGGCGAATTCAACATCAATGATGTGGCCATCCGCATTCTCGATGGTGCTCAGGGCGCAGACAAGACCACCGTCGACAACAAAATTGAAGCTGCTGATCTTTATACTGAATCGCTCGATACCGGCGCAGAAATTGCCCAGTATTCCGGCAATGAAGCCGCAGCAATCGGTCGCGAATACCTCGCAACTGTGACCACTGCTGTGCCAGATCAGGCCGCTGTTGATGCTGCCATTGCTCGTCTGTTCGATACCGGCGGCCCCGATGGCACCACCCTGACCACCGGCGCTGACGTTGTCACCGCCAATCTTATAAACGCCCCGCTTATCGCCCTGCCAGGTGTTGAGGCTGCTGAAACCCTCAACAGCTTCGACGTCATTACCGGCGCTGGCGAAGATGCGACGCTGGTTGCCACGCTTCGTGGCTCGCAGGGTCCGGTTTCGCCGACTCTCAAAGGTGTCGAGAACGTAGTCTTGACTTCGATCGCACCCGTCGACGCAGTTCTCGACCTGCGCAACGCTACGGGCGTCAATTCCATTGCGAATGAATGGAGCGATGGTGGCCTTGAAATTCGCAACATCGCCTTCGTTGAAGGTTTTGAGCTGTCCGTTTCGGACACCGGCGCAGGTAGCAGCTTCGCTTTCACCGAAAGCAGCGTGGATGGTGACGCAGACGAGCTGGCACTGACTGTGTCCAATGTCGACGGTGGCGTCTCGATCTCCGGTAACGGCGAAGGCATCGAAACGGTTAATCTCGTGTCGGAAGGCATTGAGAACAATATTGGCCTCGGAGTTTCCGGTCTTGCGACCCTCAACATCTCCGGCGACGCTGACCTCAATATTGGCAGCGCGATCGGCGCTTCGACTATCGATGCCTCGGGCCTAGAAGCTAACCTTTCGATTGACCTGCTTGAAGGCCTTACCGAACGGGATGTGACCTACACCGGTGCGGTCGGTAATGATAGCGTCTACGCCGGGACAAGCCTGACCAGCGCTGACACTCTCGATGGTGGCGAAGGCGAAGACACGCTGATCCTCACCAACGCTGGCGGCGTGTTTTTTGACAGCGAAGAAGATGGTGACATCAACGTCGTGAACTTCGAAACGCTCGGCCTTGATCTGACTGATGACTCCGCTCTGGATTATGCAGCATTCAGCGACGATACGGAGTTCTCTCAGATTTCGGTTATTGCTGTAGACAACGGCGATGGCAACTCGGACCAGTTCGATCTGGAATTGAACAATCTCCGTTCTGTTTCGAACTTCCTCTTCCAGAGCGATAACGTACGTAACGTCGCTGGAGACCTCATCTCTGAAGATGAATTCGATAATATCGATATCGTCTACGCTGAAGATGAGGAAGTCCGCTCGGTCAACATTGATTTCGTCAACCGCCTGGTGATCGGTGACTCGCTCGATGTCACTAATCTTAACGTAGCAGTCGACGCTGACTTCGATGATGACGAGCTGACAACGATCAATCTGTCCGCGAATTCGATCATTGGTGCAGGTGACACCGTCACTATCGGCGATCTGAATACGGACAGTGTCGAAACTCTGAACATCACAGGCAGTGCAAATCTCACGATCAGCACCGCCCTCAGTGATGTGATCGAGGAAGTCAACGCTGGTGACTTCACCGGCGACCTGGTCGTGGCGCTCGGCGACGTGACCGACGGCGGCACCATCACCTCAGGTTCGGGCGATGACGTACTGACAGGTGGCGCTGGCGATGACACCATCCTCGGTGGTGCTGGGGACGACACTATCAATGGTGGCGGCGGCAATAACATCCTGACCGGGGGTGCGGGCTCGGATACCTTCGTTGTCAGGGATGAGGCCTCCACTGCCAACGGCATTGATCGCGTCACCGATTTCACCGCCGGTGACAACGGCGACATCCTGGATATCGACACGGCAAACGAAGCCACCGGCGCAGCTAACTTCCTGTTCGTCACTACGAACGCGGGTATCGTCGGTGTTGATCAGGTGTTCTCAGCTAACAGCAACTTGGTCACAATTTCAGAAACAGCTTCGGCTGCTGAATTGGCTGGCCTGTTCGGTGCAACGGGGGCCCTTTCCGGCGTTACCGAGACTGTTGCTGGCGACTTCTACATGGCCTTCCAGACGTCGGGCGGCAATGTCAACCTCTATCTCTTCAGTGACACAGGCGTCAACAACGGTGCGATTGAAGCTGACGACACCTTTGCATTGGTCACCCGCTTGACTGGTGTATCCATCGAAGACCTGAACAACAGCAATTTCGATTTCGTCTAA
- a CDS encoding DUF6447 family protein produces MTNSTITIDGTAYQLDALSEGARGAIASIRLVDRKMADLQNELAILRTARQAYARAIKADLKNEG; encoded by the coding sequence ATGACAAATAGCACCATTACGATCGACGGGACTGCCTATCAGCTGGACGCTCTCTCCGAGGGCGCCAGGGGCGCTATCGCCAGCATTCGCCTGGTGGACAGGAAAATGGCAGACTTGCAGAACGAACTCGCCATCCTCCGCACCGCTCGCCAGGCCTATGCGCGTGCGATCAAGGCTGATCTCAAGAACGAGGGATAG